The genomic region caaAATGAATTGCaacaaaggcagtatatttctacagaaatatccTAGTTATATGATTTAACCTTCCAGAATTTCCATCCTGTTTGTCTTTGATGCCAACCCTCCAAAGATTGTCCCTGCTACAATCTTCTTGTTTTCAACtgatcaaaattaaaatcttccatcaagaTTCCATGTTAATTAATATTCCAAAGaccaaattaactgaaacaaaggctgTGTATAATCAACAGAACTATCCTAGTCACATGGTTCAGCTTCCGGATCTTTCCAACCTCCCACAGACTATCCTTGGTTCTAAGAATCAAACTCCTTCTTCAAACTGATCAAAATTTCAAGCTTAACAATGtcgaatttattttattaaattctttattatttccgAAACAAAGACAAACTTGTagaaaagattgtttgccaacataacatggcaggcctggtttaggacgaatgttgctgtaatttagccccaggagacatcgtctccagctggctctaTGACACGATCCGTGTCCTTATATTTTGAAACAAGGGAATCTTGCCCCCCTGCCTCACTCagatcaaaacaatatctgtgtatcgtgatttctgggttatttcccttcatcagctcagaataaGAAAGTGTATTTCCAgagaaatatgctaacaaaagggATTAAGATGTAGTCACTGTGTATTTTCTCTAAAACAAGACACCTATTCTTGTCcctttcttttaataataataataataataataatgaaattattgtatacagtgctcaggtgcaccacaacttgtcaaaaagtgcgtataaagtatatgcagtaatgtacaaatgtctgggaagcgaacaatgcatgagtcagatacatgcttgcttgtgtgtatggaggggagaaaatcaggtgtagtgttggcgaatctcaggaagcatggaagttttgaaggatgcagtgctccgacaactaacaactgatgctggcagtttgttccatgcttcagcgtgtgtatggaggggagaaaatcaggtgtagtgttggcgaatctcaggaagcatggaagttttgaaggatgcagtgctccgacaactaacaactgatgctggcagtttgttccatgcttcagcgtgtgtatggaggggagaaaatcaggtgtagtgttggcgaatctcaggaagcatggaagttttgaaggatgcagtgctccgacaaccaacaactgatgccggcagtttgttccatgcttcagcgtgtgtatggaggggagaaagatcaggtgtagtgttggcgaatctctcaggaagcatggaagttttgaaggatgcagtgctccgacaaccaacaactgatgccggcagtttgttccatgcttcagcgtgtgtatggaggggagaaagatcaggtgtagtgttggcgaatctcgggaagcatggaagttttgaaggatgcagtgctccgataactaacaactgatactgGCAGTTtcttccatgcttcagcaactctcagcgtgaaaaaatgtttctgaaagtcatgggagctgtgctgttttctgactttgtaaatatgtccacgggtgttagacgggtggagtttgaaaaggtgctcagagttattgtttgtacgatggttgataattttatcggtgtctgccaagtcagctgccagacgtcggagtttcaatgtatccatgcccagggaagtaaggcgttcaggatatggcaaatgcctgatggagggtattctcttgattgcacatcgctgaacagcttccagacgattgatattctgggcaagataggggttccagactggtgatgcaaattccaggtgaggtgtTTAGCCCTTCACAATTCATACTCACCTTCACCTAAAAGCAAgagctttttccttttccattttccatgcctGTCTTGCAAGTGACTCAGCAACCCCACAAGTACCAGTCCCTGAAAACAACACCCAGTACAACTCTGTGAAGCTGTTGGTGTGAGGGAGGGCATCGAGCTGGAGAAACCACCCAGTGCCCACTTTAAAGGGGTTGGCGTTAGAAGGGGCATCTGGATGAAGAAACCAGGTGAAAGCCAACACGGAAACTTGATGCAgctcactggatcctgtcaaaccgtccaacccatgctagcatggaaaatggatattaaatgaggaTGAGCATATTGACATGGATGGATGTGTAACGAAGGATCTGTTATCAATTCACTGAAAGGGTGTCGATGTCCGATCTAGTaacatataaattttataaggcaatacagacgaagtcaggttaaAAGGTGAAAAGACAGTAGTTCTGGTTTGTTTATTGCGATGTCGTACGTGTGTCTGGTGGGAGAaagacagcctctgatatacaGCTTCGTGTTAGTTTGTTGAAGTTGGTTGATGGTCGTTGGCGCTATGTCGTAGCACGAGTGGAGGTTGTCAGAGCCTGGCGAATGCACGTCCGATCGCAATGCTGTCtagccgaagagagagatttgagctTGGCGGGCTTGAGGGAacgttttcccgcacatgcgcatggggaagacttccggtggccacccggaagtagtcccattctgcgcatgcgcgctgaaccctacacagtagcatcactacagatGAATGGCTGGTGTAGACTTAGTAAATACCCCAGTATATTTCTGGTATTTTGTAATCTGTAAATGAATCTCTTTACTTGAGTCAGTAAGAGACCCCCTCCATGCAGGGTTCAAGAAACAACACTTCGTTCATTGGTTTCTTCCTGTTGAATTCTGTTCTTTTGTAAGTTAGAATGGGTTAGATGAACAAATGTATGGAAGCGTTGCTGTACAGCCgtatgctcttcctgttgctaactttTATGTGTTTTACAAGCAGGACagtcttttgttttgcttgtctTTGAAAGAAATAAGCTACTGGAGaatatattgacaaggaaatgactGCGGAGAAGAACTCCAACTGTAACTCATGTGATTGCAGACAGACTGTcagcattctcacacacacacacacacacacataaatatgtgtttatatatataggcacaggagtggctgtgtggtaagtagcttgcttaccaaccacatggttccgggttcagtcccactgtgtggcaccttgggcaagtgtcttctactatagcctcaggccgaccaaagccttgtgagtggatttggtagacggaaactgaaagaagcccgtcgtatatatgtgtgtatatgtatgtgtgtgtgtgtgtgtctgtgtttgtccccctacatcacttgacaaccaatgctggtgtgtttacgtcgccgtcacttagcggttcggcaaaagagatccgatagaataagtactgggcttacaaaagaataagtcccggggtcgagttgctcaattaaaggcggtgctccagcatggccgcagtcaaatgactgaaacaagtaaaagagagtaaagagtaatctatatctggtggtggttgtctactcctcatGCAGAGTCTGACCAGCTCTTGTAATTACACCATTAGATCCCAtgatggcgtctgatgtggctttttgaaCCAGACAAcatattgaaaagacacccacatagaatGCATGTGTCTGATTTGGATCACCATGAACTGCAGTTAAATTCTGGTCTTTGTGGATCTTAGAATGTCTTTTAAGGCTtttgttagatttgcagacctttcGGCAAACACGGCATTGAAcgatgtgcacagatatatagtttttgttccttctcgagccatgcctggttcataagagccggtttcctggtttccttggtgtataggttccccacctggacgggacaccggtctgtcgcaggtgagctgcaagatgcaggaggaaagagtgagagaaagttgtggtgaaagagtcagcagaagttcacctttaccttctgccggagccacgtggagcttaggtgtttcgctcataaacatacacatcgcccagtctgaaattcgaacccacgatctctcaACCGCGAgctcgctgctctaaccactaggccatgtgcctccacacatatataggcagagtagttggtggaggtttgttttTCATGGGTCCACagatgagatttgaacccagcaaaagaaaggcagggtctgtcacaaactgggaacacaaaaaggtcCCCTGAGATTTTCACCTTCTCGTTAATcacaacattcttctttaaatctctcttgagcCTTGCATGTGACATCCTGACCTcctcaaatgctttcactccactccgcACTTTTGTTCACCAACCAGCTTGATCTGAAGCAAGGGTTCCTGTGGCCTTTGGATTCATTCTAAGGGACTTCCTGGTAGTCCTTATTCcgtccttaaccctttagcatttaaaccgcctgttttatgttcaaactggccatatctggtctctcacaccaaccctacaatatcgttttaaaaattaacagctacctcatcaaaatctcatagctacaagataatgcaggattagttcaaaacaatgtggataaaaaaggattaattttggtagaataatgtgaacactaaagggttaaaccagcgcTACTGATAACATGTAATCCAGTGCAACCTGTTGCATGATCAGGtcagcgactaaactggcaacccccaccaggcttgcttgtATGtgcataggtgcaggcgtggctgtgcggttaagaactttgcttcccaatcacatggttcttaGTTCTATCCCACTCTGTTCATATGACAGGCAAAACCTTAGGAcaagatttggttgacagaaactgaaagtagcctatcGTCAtgaggatatgtgtatatatgtgtgtgagtgtgtatatatgtgtgtgtgtgtatatatgtgtttgtgagtgtgtatatgtgtgtgtatgtgtatatatgtgtttgtgagtgtatatatgtgtgtgagtgtgatttgtatgtatatatatgtgagtgtgtatatgtatgtgtatatatgtgtttgtgtgtgtatatgtgtgtatatatgtgtgtgagtgtatatatatatgagtgtatatgtatgtgtatatatgtctgtgagtgtgtatatatgtgtgtgtgtgagtgtatatgtgtgtatatatgtgtatatatgtgtgtgagtgtatatatatatgagtgtatatgtatgtgtatatatgtttgtgtgtgtgagtgtatatatgtttgtgtgtgtgtgagagtgtatatgtatgtatatatgtgtgtatatgtatgtatatatgtgtgtgagtgtatatgtgtatatatgtgtttgtgagtgtgtatatgtgtgtgtattaatatgtttttatgtttatttataataaaagagatttttacattaatctgatgggttccTCCATACTTTTGCAGAGGACAAATTTGTTATCcttaaacaagtgtgtgtgtgtgtgtgtgtgcattcatgtagcAGACCAAAGTCTGTATCCATGGGGCTACattgttatataaatattgtattgatttctttgttgtgtcctgttgttgttgttgttgttacatccTAAATTTGATGCATCAAAAGATTTTACCAATTCTTTCAACAGATTCCCAAGATATACTGGAAGTATTCTTCTGACAAGATTCTGACCATGGAATTCTGCCAAGGTACAGCCATTGATGATCAGGATTTCATGAAGAATAACAAAATATCAGTGAATGAGGTACAGTGAGTTACCATTTCTGCATCACACACACTCCCATTCACAAATAGTCTCATATCTCTATACACCACACGCAACCCTTTATAcactcatccatacatacatcctttcAGTTTGTTTATGGCAGCGGTTCCCAACGTTTTTGCATTCGCGACCCCTTACCCAAAAGCTTGAAACACACGCAACCCCCTACTAATTAATGTTATCCCAAGCCACTTCTAGTAAGGCTATGTGACATGCCCCCTGCCAAGGCTTCGTGACCCTCTCCCCTGGGGTACCACTGGTTGGGAACCCCTGGTTTACAGGGAAATGTTTTGGGATGATCTCATGTCAGATGAtgatcagtatcatcatcatcatttaaggtcctcCTTCGGTGCGGAGATGTGTTGgatagtttgataggagctggccatgTGGGAGCAAcaaccagacttctgtgtctgattcaacatgtatctatgtactcttttacttgtttcagtcatttgactgtggccatgctggagcaccgcctttagtcgagcaaatcgaccccaggacttattctttgtaagcccagtacttattctatcggtctcttttgccgaaccgctaagtgacagggacataaacacaccagcatcggttgtcaagcaatgctagggggacaaacacagacaaacaaacacatacacacatacatatatacaacaggcttctttcagtttccatctaccaaatccactcacaaggcattggtcggcccggggctatagcagaagacacttgcccaagatgccacgcagtgggactgaacccagaaccatgtggtgggtaggcaagctacttaccacacagccactcctgcgcctatgtatgtatatatgcatgtaataatgataataatccttgggcaagtgtcttctattatagcctcaggccgaccagagccatgtgagtggatttggtagacaaaaactgaaagaagcttgtcgtatatgtgtgtgtatgtttgtgtgtctgtcccaccaacatcgcttgacaaccaatgttggtgtgtttacatcctataacttagtggcaaaagagactgatagaataagtactgggcttacaaagaataagtcttgggttcgatttgtttgactaaaagcagtgctccagcatagccacagtcaaatgactgaaacaaataaaagaaaaagaaaagaatatttaatatccacacacatacaaatattcattcaTGGTACCGTTAATACATCAGCCGTGACATCTATTTGAACCTTGATCTCTCTAttcactcctctctctcccacAGGTCTCCCAAAAGCTTGGTGAGGTGTTCAGCGAAATGATTTTCACCCATGGCTATGTTCACTGCGACCCACATCCTGGTAATTTACTCGTTAACAAAATGAAGAACGGAACCACACAAATAACCCTTTTAGATCACGGCTTGTATCAGGTAAGGGGTCACCTCTAGTTTGTCTGATCAAGGACTGTTGTCCTTGCCTTTGTTTCTgcccttattattgttgttcttgaccCTCCAGGTCCATCTTGAGTATATAACCAAAAGGtcttccaatcatgaccatcacATCATAATGTATATTTTCCTTATGTGCTCTTTGCTTATTTAAAACATTAGGATATAATCtaaggtagatttggctgctatttctaccaggcctAGCtatcatgtagaggtctccctcattggctcatacatacatatatacatagataagagagtagggtgtgatttgaggtagatttggctgctatttctaccagatctagctaccatgtagaggtctccctcattggctcatacatacatatatacatagataaaaaaatagggtgtgatttgagggagatttggctgctatttctaccaggtctagctaccatgtagaggtctccctctttggctcatacatacatgaagctgaagcttgatttgagggagatttgactgccatttctagctaccatgtaggcGTCTTCCTCAttcacttgtacatacatacaaggggctgctaaaagttcctggttttaagggtatcaggaaaggcctggttggaggcccaaccttttgagttcttttacagggcttaggaaaactgaaggaacccCTGCAATGAGTGTttgaacctgagaggggaatatgttgaataaaatccttctgtattttcttttacctcaaGTCAGGAACTCCTCAGCATAcccttgtatatacataaaacagtgGGGTGTACtggtgggagatttggctgctatttcaaggaAGCCTAGCTACcgtgtagaggtctccctcattggctcatacatacatatatacatacagaagtcaatagggtgtgatttgaaggagatctgggtgctatttctagcaggtctagctaccatataGAGCTCTCCCTCGTAGgctcttacatacacatacataagactGTAAGGTGTGTTCTgaaggagatctggctgttatttccagcaggtctagctaccatgtagaggtctccctcattggctcatacatagatatatacatacataagacagtaaggtgtgttctgaagatctggctgttatttctagcaggtctagctaccacgtAGAGGTCTCCCCCACCCCATTGACTCCTAAAAATGAACTTATTGTACAgattgctcaggtgcactacatatatatacatccataagacagggtgtgatttgagggtgagttggctgtgcagtgtgtgtgtgtctcttagcCCCCCCCCCCGATCCCTTGCTGCTATCAATTGAGGCCCAGCTGCAACATTCTTCAAATGTTTATGCAAACAGCTGCACTTCTTCCAGACATCTTGCTCTGGCTTGTgtctggataatgtcaatagagtgggGAGGGTCCATGAGGTGTCGTGCAaaccttattggacctaaaactttgcacaggcattgccgacCTCTGCTTGATATGTGCTGcttattttttttctccctatatatatttattttattttcagtatatatgtatctttatttttagtatatatttatatatttatttatttttggtacatttttatcctatttttattcGGAAGTCCTGCAGCGATGGGAAGTTGGTGAAGCATGCAGACCTGACAGGTTGGGAGCATGTAGTCAGCGACCTGCACATAGATAGCCCGTGCCAAATTTAAAGTCATCTCCTTGTCACCCAAGACAGCAGTAGGATTCAgttgctgcatgggtgtctgagcagctccatttggagagggcactgCTCACCCAGAGGACAGGGAGGTTCTcgaaaaggtgaaccaaaaattgccCATCTTTCTATATTTTATCAGTTTAACGCAACTGACGGATGTCCACCCTGCACTTTATTTACAAAATCTGGATGGAACTTGAAtatttcatgttggaatgtgtGCACTCTGTTGGATAACAAGAGTGATTGTAGGCCTGAAAGAcgcactgcacttgttgctcACGAGCTGAACTGCTATAACATTGATATAATATAGCTGTACTTTCAGAGACTCAtatagaaggtgatggtcagcttgaAGAAGCAGGAGGTGGATACACCTTTTTTTGGAAGGGGAGGCAGAAGGGGGAGCGCAGAGAGACTGGTGTTGGCTTTGCAGTTCGATCTGACATTCTTAAGAAGTTGCACCTGAAAGGTGGGTGGTTTACTACTCTAATAATTGCCTGTGCACCTACTTTGACTAGCTGCGATGAAAATAAAGCTATATTTTATACCCAGCTGAGAGCCATGCTTAGGAAAATTCCCATTTCTGATAAAGCCATTCTACTGGGAGATTTCAATGCCagggttggaacagactggcaaacatggaactctctagGATGTTTTGGTGTggggaaaatgaatagcaatggtctcatgctGCCGGAGCTTTCCGATGAACATGGACTTTACATCGCAGGCACTCATTTGATGCACAAAGGGGATCACACAACAACGTGGATGCATCCAAGGTctaaagtttggcacttgctggattatgtCATCATCCGCAAATGTGACATCTATGACGtttgtaatgtcaagtcctttcaaccgatgttggtgtgtttacatccctgcaacataacagtttggcaaaagagaccaatagaataagtaccaggcttaagagaGAAACCATAAGTAGTGGGATCAATTGATTTGCCTAAAAtttttcgaggtggtgccccagcatggcctcagtctaatgagtggaacaaataaaggataaaaactaaattttaaaaaaaacccaaatcagcccctttttgtttgttttccctttttttatttccagtcttgttatttttttctctctaaacaTTATCAATgcatttctctcccccctctctctcttctccctctctctctcttctccctctctctccctcttgtatGGAGAATCTGTACACCCCCGTGTTTGACTAAGTGGACTCTACTAGTTAGTATAAATGAGCATGCGCAGAACAGTCTGAGAAGAGATAACATGGAAGATGCACAGTTGGAGAGTAATGGAGAACATCAGGAATGTTTGCTattatcaccttgaccgaccagtctgtcgggcgtccatttgacaccgctggtcacagcatgctgtccactcgtctctggatcgcgcctttctcatccacgtgatcccaatcgtcctcctgaaattgtAACTCCACCATTGTGGAGGCCTTCCGGTTGGTCTTTTCCACTCGCGTGGGTACCACTCGATGACTGcacgggtccaccgattatcggtgagccgggcgacgtgtccagcccatctaaacttgctgcgtgtatactctgcgatctCTCacaccggacttctttctgatgatctcgctactaatgtgctctctcaacgagataccaagcattgacctttccatggctctttgagccgttaccagtctctgctcttctctctttgttgtagcccatgtttcactaccatataacattgcaggtagaactgtactgttgatgaggttggcgcgggtggtcctgtccaaccttcccttgagcacatcccttaggccattaaacgccttccatccggcccttactctccgtgagatctccttttcgatatcttggcacatattcacttcctgtcccaggtagacatattccatTACCTCCTCTATTTCGTCACTGCCGATGACCATTcgacatcaaaagctctgcagtaggtctcaagatgaaccgcatgaaaacaaagttcatgcggtcagacaacaTTTGCTATTATAACAGTGACGACAAGAAGTTGTACAtcatatcactttctctctcatttctcaactctccttctctccttacTCAAGACTCTCTCCGATGAGTTCAGGCTGAACTACTCCCATCTCTGGATGTCCCTCATCAATGCCGATGTCGCAGCCATTCGCCAGGCAGCCTCCAATCTCAACTGTGGTGAGCTCTATGGCCTCTTCTCCTGCATCGTCACCGCAAGATCCTGGGACGCAATTCTACACGGTATTAAGAAGAAACCAACATCACAATCAGAGGTAAACACATTGGTTTGGcgttttttctttcacttctcccttcactcattcatttttctttcattgaacTTCCTTCGTCCACTTATGCCTCCCTCACTTTTCTTTCATTCAATTTCCCTCGTCCCCTTCCTGACTTATTCATTTTTCCTTCATTCAATTTTTTTCCATCAACTCATTCTCTCCCTCATTCATTTTTCTTAATTAGTTTCcttctttcactcattctctctccattcattcattcattattctttcattttttctttctttcactcatttattaatcTAAATCATCTCATTCCTTCAGTCACCTCATTCCTTCAGACACATCTCATTCCTCTTACCGTTTccattctctccattttctcttttatccACCAGATGGAGCAAATCCAAGACAATGCAACCAGGTACATCGTGGAAATCTCGGACGTCCTCAACCGGATCCCTCGCGAAATGTTGCTCGTCCTAAAAACCAATGACGTCTTACGTGGCATCGAATCCAAGCTTCAGATCAGCAAAGGGGCCGAATCGTTTCTTGCGATGTCTCGATATTGCGTACGAACCATTGCTGAAGCTGAAGAATTCTTCTGCGACTCAATCATGTGTAAACTCAAAGTTAGGCTCCGACTCAGCTGGTATTTGCTGAAAATCCGTCTCATTGGATTTTATCTACGATTCTTTAATTTCTAGAATATTCAGATCATAAACCTTCTTTCATGCATTTACTGGTTTCGGTCATCAGACtttggccatgctacagcaccgccTTTACGGGTTTTAGTTGTTTGATTGATCACCAGTACCTATTTTAcggcagcgtgctggcagaatctttagcatgccaggcaaaatgctttctgGCATTTCCTTGTGCTCTACTTTgtcagttcaaataccaccaaggtcgacttactCTTTCGTCCTTTCATGGTtgttaaaattaagtaccagttgagcgctggagtcaatttaattgacttaccccactcctcctaacattgctggccttgagccaaaattcaaaaccatttTATTTGCCTCCTGTTATCGAGTGGCTAAGTTGTATATTTCATGCAAGGGGACATAACTTGATGTCGGTAAACGTAAACACAGATGtagacacaaacaacaacacacatatcTGTGGCCTCCGTATGCGTCTTGTAAAACTATGAGGCTTTTGTACCTAGAAAATTCCTCTTTTAGGTGCAAGAGTTTCATCGGAAGATTTTGGTGGGGTGGGACTGGCCTCTTGTTGCCCATACATGTCTCCCCTCTGCACACATCCAATGATATCCAAGAGAAAATGGCAATGGCTGACACAGTTCTTAGCAAGTGGAGTCACAGGTGTTGCAGTCTTAGTCAGCAAACAAAATGCAGGAACAGCCACTGCAAGTCATGCTGTCCGACACTTTGACAGTTTCCTTAATCTATTACCTTGGTCTGACTTTGTTTTTATAAATGCTAGCCCCACTAAAAGATGCAAGGCATTATTggtttcagtggaatttgaactgagactgcAAGGAACAGGAAAAATAACTGCAAAGTCTTTTATCCTAATCTCTAATGACTTTAATGATTGAGGACAATACACTGAAACACTTAggtcatgcatgtatacattataatacatgcatgaatgcatacatgcaacTATGCgtgtataagaaaatgagatgacactGGGAAAATAAtggttatgttatgaacttcattagcttgcagctgtttctgctataaggtgcAAGGGTCTCGttgttgagtgcctgagtaacaccttagAGCTTCATCAGTTCATCAGAACCTTGGATATGAAGtgctatttaaatatatgtgtgtgtatgtatgtatgtatg from Octopus sinensis linkage group LG29, ASM634580v1, whole genome shotgun sequence harbors:
- the LOC115226179 gene encoding aarF domain-containing protein kinase 1 isoform X2: MVSGFLRRTLKVGFACGTVATTAVLLQKNGWEVSSLGVFRFSRAGFAALYLACDYKISLWNLDPNAKDYEAIKSSIHTRSAERLRNVCLENGGVFIKVGQHIGSLDYLLPKEYVSTMALLYDKVPITPVDKMFAVFKKEFNQEPKDVFSYIDPNPIGSASLSQVYKAQLKDGTDVAVKIQYPQVKARSYVDIKTMTFLVKAIKYIFPGFKYTWLAQETERNLPLELDFLQEGKNCEKVSKMLQHFSFLKIPKIYWKYSSDKILTMEFCQGTAIDDQDFMKNNKISVNEVSQKLGEVFSEMIFTHGYVHCDPHPGNLLVNKMKNGTTQITLLDHGLYQTLSDEFRLNYSHLWMSLINADVAAIRQAASNLNCGELYGLFSCIVTARSWDAILHGIKKKPTSQSEMEQIQDNATRYIVEISDVLNRIPREMLLVLKTNDVLRGIESKLQISKGAESFLAMSRYCVRTIAEAEEFFCDSIMCKLKVRLRLSWYLLKIRLIGFYLRFFNF
- the LOC115226179 gene encoding aarF domain-containing protein kinase 1 isoform X3 produces the protein MFFMVSGFLRRTLKVGFACGTVATTAVLLQKNGWEVSSLGVFRFSRAGFAALYLACDYKISLWNLDPNAKDYEAIKSSIHTRSAERLRNVCLENGGVFIKVGQHIGSLDYLLPKEYVSTMALLYDKVPITPVDKMFAVFKKEFNQEPKDVFSYIDPNPIGSASLSQVYKAQLKDGTDVAVKIQYPQVKARSYVDIKTMTIPKIYWKYSSDKILTMEFCQGTAIDDQDFMKNNKISVNEVSQKLGEVFSEMIFTHGYVHCDPHPGNLLVNKMKNGTTQITLLDHGLYQTLSDEFRLNYSHLWMSLINADVAAIRQAASNLNCGELYGLFSCIVTARSWDAILHGIKKKPTSQSEMEQIQDNATRYIVEISDVLNRIPREMLLVLKTNDVLRGIESKLQISKGAESFLAMSRYCVRTIAEAEEFFCDSIMCKLKVRLRLSWYLLKIRLIGFYLRFFNF
- the LOC115226179 gene encoding aarF domain-containing protein kinase 1 isoform X1, which translates into the protein MFFMVSGFLRRTLKVGFACGTVATTAVLLQKNGWEVSSLGVFRFSRAGFAALYLACDYKISLWNLDPNAKDYEAIKSSIHTRSAERLRNVCLENGGVFIKVGQHIGSLDYLLPKEYVSTMALLYDKVPITPVDKMFAVFKKEFNQEPKDVFSYIDPNPIGSASLSQVYKAQLKDGTDVAVKIQYPQVKARSYVDIKTMTFLVKAIKYIFPGFKYTWLAQETERNLPLELDFLQEGKNCEKVSKMLQHFSFLKIPKIYWKYSSDKILTMEFCQGTAIDDQDFMKNNKISVNEVSQKLGEVFSEMIFTHGYVHCDPHPGNLLVNKMKNGTTQITLLDHGLYQTLSDEFRLNYSHLWMSLINADVAAIRQAASNLNCGELYGLFSCIVTARSWDAILHGIKKKPTSQSEMEQIQDNATRYIVEISDVLNRIPREMLLVLKTNDVLRGIESKLQISKGAESFLAMSRYCVRTIAEAEEFFCDSIMCKLKVRLRLSWYLLKIRLIGFYLRFFNF